The Flavobacterium marginilacus genome window below encodes:
- a CDS encoding winged helix-turn-helix transcriptional regulator, with amino-acid sequence MEKKIKKNPPCDESCPVRASLSLLSGKWTLMILFQINENTVRYGELKRAVTGISEKMLIQELNMLVEHKLVNKKVFPQIPPKVEYTLTELGLKTLPIVDQLAQFGLENLV; translated from the coding sequence ATGGAAAAAAAAATAAAAAAAAATCCACCTTGTGATGAAAGCTGTCCTGTAAGAGCCTCTTTGTCTCTTTTAAGTGGTAAATGGACGCTGATGATATTGTTTCAAATCAACGAAAACACGGTGCGATATGGTGAACTCAAAAGAGCCGTTACTGGCATTAGTGAAAAAATGTTGATACAAGAATTAAATATGCTTGTTGAGCATAAACTGGTTAATAAAAAAGTTTTCCCCCAGATTCCTCCAAAAGTAGAATACACATTGACGGAACTAGGATTGAAGACCTTGCCAATTGTAGATCAGCTGGCACAATTTGGACTCGAAAATTTGGTATGA
- a CDS encoding SDR family oxidoreductase, protein MKILVFGATGSQQFNVITEAKKKGAEVIAATSSEKSFEKLAQVGATPVLANLSDAAKMLEITKGIDAIAFMIPVSLPNPFDGLEYAKNVIDAAKTNGVKKIVWNTSGWLEAQKVGSPVDDVKLDVLDYLKNSGVDYVIIQPTIYMENMMGPFCAPFIANEKKLAYPTPEAMPIGWIASRDVSAFVVEAIYNNDLKADSFKISGLDNLKGNDTAAAFSKGVAEEIVYYPQKPQEFGAILKPFVGEAGASSVAAYYESLQNATEYPPKFNANMSAVLEKLPVKMTSLTEWASENKAYFLKG, encoded by the coding sequence ATGAAAATTTTAGTATTCGGAGCTACAGGCTCACAACAATTTAATGTAATAACTGAAGCAAAGAAAAAAGGTGCAGAAGTTATTGCTGCGACCAGTTCAGAAAAAAGTTTTGAAAAATTAGCTCAAGTAGGAGCAACGCCAGTATTGGCAAATTTAAGTGATGCCGCTAAAATGCTTGAAATTACCAAAGGAATTGATGCAATTGCCTTTATGATACCAGTTTCATTGCCAAATCCATTTGACGGATTGGAATATGCAAAAAATGTGATTGATGCCGCTAAAACAAATGGGGTTAAGAAAATAGTTTGGAATACCAGTGGTTGGTTAGAAGCACAAAAAGTAGGTTCTCCGGTAGATGATGTAAAATTGGATGTTTTGGATTATTTAAAAAATAGCGGTGTGGATTATGTAATTATTCAGCCTACTATTTATATGGAAAATATGATGGGACCTTTTTGTGCACCATTTATAGCAAACGAGAAAAAATTGGCTTACCCAACGCCAGAAGCAATGCCAATTGGCTGGATTGCATCTAGAGATGTAAGTGCTTTTGTGGTTGAAGCAATTTATAATAATGATTTAAAAGCAGATTCATTTAAAATCAGTGGTTTAGATAACTTAAAAGGAAATGATACTGCAGCAGCATTTTCAAAAGGTGTAGCAGAAGAAATTGTTTATTATCCTCAAAAACCACAAGAATTTGGAGCTATTTTGAAACCATTTGTGGGAGAAGCAGGTGCATCAAGTGTTGCCGCCTATTACGAAAGTCTTCAAAATGCAACAGAATATCCTCCAAAATTTAATGCTAATATGAGTGCCGTTTTGGAAAAACTTCCTGTAAAAATGACTTCTTTGACAGAATGGGCAAGCGAGAATAAGGCTTATTTTTTAAAAGGATAA